CCTGCGCTGCTTGGTCCTCGGGTGCTTAACTCGGCGACGGTCTACACACTCTCGTATACGCTCAACCCAATTGAAAAGCGCTGTAACTTTTTTAAAAATAAAAATCGCCAGCAATTTGCTTCATTGCGTAAGCTGCCGTAAGCAATAATTATGTTGTCGTTTGCATTCATTATTACCATTGCTGCTCTAAGCCAAACTGCTACAACGGTGGCAATACCATCAACAACCGAATCAAGTAAATTAAATATTATTGCTGCGGCCAAACAAGCTCGTAAGGCGTTTGACGAAGGCATAACTGCAAAAAATGCTGGTGATTTTTCTAAAGCAGAGAAACTTTTTTCGGTAGTAGTTAATTTAATACCAAGTTGGGCATTGGCACATCTTGAGCTTGGAATCGCACTTATTTCAAAAAATCCTAAAGATCCTCGTGCTATTGCGGCATTCGAACAAGCAGTAAATCTGGATAGCAATAATGCGCGTGCACATTTTGAGCTTGGCAGTGCCTATCAACAACAAAATCGTCTTGATGACGCCGTGCGCGAGCTGCTGCTAGCACTCGAAAAACGAACAAATCAAATAGATACTATGATATTGTTGGCTTCAGTATATAGCCAAAACAACAATAGCGATAAAGCGATCGAAATATACCACCAAATTCTTCAGAACAAACCTGGGCATGTCGGAGCTTTGGCTGCAATGTCAGTCTGTTATGAAAATTTGGGCAAACTGGATCGTGCCGAAGCCGCTCTTGTAACTATAGCTAGACTGCATCCAAGTGTACTATATCATCGTTATCGCCTAGCTGAGTTTTATGAGCGCATCGGAGAATATGATAAAGCTGATAAAATTTACTACGAACTTGAATTAATCGATCCAAGACAGCGTAAAATGCGTAAACTTCCAAAGGCTAGACGCTGATAAAATCTGGCGACTCTAACTAGCCGCCAAACTCATAAAAATATCTTAACTATCTTAACTAGGGGGTGTCCCTAATAAATAAGAAATGAAAAATTAGGATGCTACTTCGCGATTGCTAGATTCGCTATCGCAAGTAATTCGGTCTTCGGTTTCGCCATCAAATAAATGCAACATATCAAGATCAACATGTATATCGATAGTTGAACCGACCTCAGGGGTACGATGTGGATCAAGTTTAAATATAAGCACACTATCGCCCACTCGGCCATGAACGATAACTTCATCACCCAGTGTCTCACAAATATCAACAACAACATCAAGTTTAATTGAGCCTTGCGTTGCTGCCTTGCCAGGTCCATAAAGATGCTCTGGACGAATGCCAGCTACTACTCGACGACCTACTCGAGATGCTGCCTGCGAAGTTAGTTTATGCGGTACTGGCAGAGTAAATCCATTTGCCACAATTACCGTACCACCATCTCCGAAGGTGGCTTCAATAAAGTTCATTGGTGGAGTACCAATAAAATCAGCCACAAACAGATTTGCTGGACGCTCATAAACCTCTAATGGCGTACCGACTTGCTGCAGTTTACCACTCTTCATTACCGCAATACGATGACCCATAGTCATAGCTTCGACTTGGTCGTGAGTTACGTATACAGAGGTAGTTTGCAAGCGTTGCTGCAGTTTCATAATCTCGCCACGCATCTGCACACGCAGTTTAGCGTCGAGATTTGATAGTGGCTCGTCAAATAAAAATACTGCTGGTTTACGTACTATAGCACGGCCAAGCGCAACACGCTGACGTTGACCACCAGATAATTGCTTTGGCTTACGTTCAAGTAATTCAGAAATTTCGAGAATTTGTACAGCTTCAGTAATTAAGCGGTCAGCTTCAACCTTTGGTACTTTTCGCATTTTTAGACCAAAGGCTAAATTCTCACGTACAGTCATATGTGGATATAAAGCATAGGTTTGAAAAACCATTGCAATATCGCGATCTTTGGGAGGAACATCATTAACTACACGATTGCCAATAGTAATCGTTCCACCACTAACTGCTTCTAAGCCAGCGATCATTCGTAATGCCGTAGATTTACCACAGCCAGAGGGGCCTACGAGAACCATAAATTCATGTTCACGGATCTCCAGATTTAAACCCTCTATAACTGATACGGCACCAAAGCGCTTGGCGACATCTTTTAAAATTACGCCTGCCATTTTTGCTCCCATGTTTTAGTAGGCGCATAAAGCCATGGAATGCGCAGCTTCACAAGAGTATACAACCAGAAAATCGACAAACAAATTAACAATATCCTCAAATTCATGATCGAAATGATAATTTAATGATTAATTAATGACCTGCTAAATATTGATAATAGATACTATAATTATTTATCGATGTTTTCACATGCATTATTAAACCTATAGGCATAATAAATCTATTACTTCATCAATTATATTTCATTAAAATTATGATCGGTAAATTAATCCGTTTTATGGATTAATTATTTTGCGATCAATCAGAGTACCTGATCGATTGTAAAGTCTGGTGGGCTGTATTATAAGGCCCGCGGCATGTAATTCGGTGGGTAGTTTTTTGTTTCAATTAACTAACCTAAACCTAAGAGGAAGAGGGCTTATGCGTAAATTAGTTTTAACGGCAGTGGCATTGGCTGCTACTATGGCAATGTCAGCAGATGGCTTCGCAAAGCGAAAAGTTACTTTTTGGAGCTTTGCTCAAAACAACGTTGATGAATATAAAGCTCGAAAAGCCGATATCGAGAAAAAATTCGACATCGAGTTTGATATTCAGGTCGTAGCTCAAAATGCTTTCGTGCAAAAACTGCAAGCTGTCTTGATGGACGGCAACGGCGCACCTGATATTATTGAATGGATGATTGAGAATAACCGTATTCTCAATGCTGATCCAAAAAAGAGCTTTGTTATTCCTCTAGATGATTTTGTGGCCAAGTCACAAGTATTTTCCAAAGTTGTTCCTGGCCGTGTTGCCTGGGTTAAATATGGCGGCCACATTTACGGTCTCCCACACGACGTTCATCCAGTCGTTTTGATTTATAACGATACCGTTTGGAAATCTGTCGGCGTTGACGTTGCTAAACTTGCAACTTGGGATGAGTTCTTTGACGCTGCGAAA
This region of Deltaproteobacteria bacterium genomic DNA includes:
- a CDS encoding tetratricopeptide repeat protein; this translates as MLSFAFIITIAALSQTATTVAIPSTTESSKLNIIAAAKQARKAFDEGITAKNAGDFSKAEKLFSVVVNLIPSWALAHLELGIALISKNPKDPRAIAAFEQAVNLDSNNARAHFELGSAYQQQNRLDDAVRELLLALEKRTNQIDTMILLASVYSQNNNSDKAIEIYHQILQNKPGHVGALAAMSVCYENLGKLDRAEAALVTIARLHPSVLYHRYRLAEFYERIGEYDKADKIYYELELIDPRQRKMRKLPKARR
- the ugpC gene encoding sn-glycerol-3-phosphate ABC transporter ATP-binding protein UgpC yields the protein MAGVILKDVAKRFGAVSVIEGLNLEIREHEFMVLVGPSGCGKSTALRMIAGLEAVSGGTITIGNRVVNDVPPKDRDIAMVFQTYALYPHMTVRENLAFGLKMRKVPKVEADRLITEAVQILEISELLERKPKQLSGGQRQRVALGRAIVRKPAVFLFDEPLSNLDAKLRVQMRGEIMKLQQRLQTTSVYVTHDQVEAMTMGHRIAVMKSGKLQQVGTPLEVYERPANLFVADFIGTPPMNFIEATFGDGGTVIVANGFTLPVPHKLTSQAASRVGRRVVAGIRPEHLYGPGKAATQGSIKLDVVVDICETLGDEVIVHGRVGDSVLIFKLDPHRTPEVGSTIDIHVDLDMLHLFDGETEDRITCDSESSNREVAS